A single region of the Stigmatopora argus isolate UIUO_Sarg chromosome 6, RoL_Sarg_1.0, whole genome shotgun sequence genome encodes:
- the LOC144075464 gene encoding potassium voltage-gated channel subfamily A member 3-like: protein MDRRESGAIPSPACSVGERLARDDGGGDMTVENIPDGSEANLTTLPYLSCSDRGGGCERVVINISGLRFETRLQTFSQFPETLLGDPRKRMRYFDPLRNEYFFDRNRPSFDAILYYYQSGGRIRRPVNVPIDIFSEEIRFYQLGEDAMEKFREDEGFIREEERVLPQNDFQRQIWLLFEHPESSGPARGIAIVSVLVILISIVIFCIETLPEFRDERTPARNDTDGGGPRTPGPNPFTDPFFVIETLCIIWFSFELLVRFFSCPSKASFSRNIMNIIDVVAIIPYFITLGTELAETESNGGQQAMSLAILRVIRLVRVFRIFKLSRHSKGLQILGQTLKASMRELGLLIFFLFIGVILFSSAVYFAEADEPTSSFSSIPDAFWWAVVTMTTVGYGDMHPVTIGGKIVGSLCAIAGVLTIALPVPVIVSNFNYFYHRETEGDEQPASGEPPADELLRPRVSCDSFTGVGNPLVSSEEPDKRPHGNSQNCVNITRMFTDV, encoded by the coding sequence ATGGACCGCCGAGAGTCGGGCGCGATCCCCTCGCCGGCGTGTTCCGTCGGGGAGCGGCTCGCtcgcgacgacggcggcggcgacatGACGGTGGAGAACATCCCGGACGGGTCCGAGGCGAACCTGACGACCCTGCCGTACCTGAGCTGCTCGGATCGCGGCGGCGGCTGCGAGCGCGTCGTTATCAACATCTCCGGTTTGCGCTTCGAGACGCGGCTGCAAACTTTCAGCCAGTTCCCCGAGACGCTCCTGGGCGACCCCCGCAAGAGGATGCGCTACTTCGACCCTCTGCGCAATGAGTACTTCTTCGATCGGAACCGGCCCAGTTTCGACGCCATCCTTTACTATTACCAATCCGGCGGGCGCATCAGGAGACCCGTCAACGTCCCCATCGACATCTTCTCCGAGGAGATTCGCTTTTATCAACTAGGCGAGGACGCCATGGAGAAATTCCGCGAGGACGAAGGTTTCATCAGGGAAGAGGAGCGCGTCTTGCCCCAGAATGACTTCCAGAGGCAAATCTGGCTCCTGTTCGAGCACCCGGAGAGTTCGGGTCCGGCGCGAGGGATCGCCATCGTGTCCGTGCTGGTCATCCTCATCTCCATCGTCATCTTCTGCATTGAGACTCTCCCGGAGTTCCGCGACGAGCGCACGCCGGCCCGCAACGACACGGACGGCGGGGGGCCCCGGACGCCGGGCCCCAATCCCTTCACCGACCCCTTTTTCGTCATCGAGACTCTGTGCATCATCTGGTTCTCCTTCGAGCTCCTGGTGCGCTTCTTCTCGTGTCCCAGCAAAGCCTCCTTCTCCAGGAACATCATGAACATCATCGACGTGGTGGCCATCATCCCCTACTTCATCACGCTGGGAACCGAGCTGGCCGAGACGGAGAGCAACGGGGGCCAGCAGGCCATGTCCCTCGCCATCCTGAGGGTCATCCGCTTAGTGCGCGTCTTCCGCATCTTCAAGCTCTCGCGCCACTCCAAGGGGCTGCAGATCCTGGGGCAGACCCTCAAGGCCAGCATGCGAGAGCTGGGCTTGCTCattttcttcctcttcatcgGAGTTATCCTCTTCTCCAGCGCCGTCTACTTCGCCGAGGCGGACGAACCCACCTCCAGCTTCAGCAGCATCCCCGATGCCTTCTGGTGGGCGGTGGTCACCATGACCACGGTGGGCTACGGGGACATGCACCCGGTGACCATCGGGGGCAAGATCGTGGGCTCCTTGTGCGCCATCGCCGGCGTGCTGACCATCGCCTTGCCCGTGCCGGTCATCGTGTCCAACTTCAACTACTTCTACCACCGCGAGACGGAAGGCGACGAGCAGCCGGCGTCGGGCGAACCCCCCGCCGACGAGCTCCTCCGGCCACGGGTGTCCTGCGACTCTTTCACCGGGGTGGGGAACCCCCTCGTCAGCTCAGAGGAGCCAGACAAGCGGCCTCATGGAAACAGTCAGAACTGCGTCAACATCACCAGGATGTTCACGGATGTCTAA